One genomic region from Bactrocera tryoni isolate S06 chromosome 3, CSIRO_BtryS06_freeze2, whole genome shotgun sequence encodes:
- the LOC120773083 gene encoding pyruvate carboxylase, mitochondrial isoform X1 encodes MFIPVAQSAFKALRQSSPRVRVFLINRNAYSTQVEYKPIRSVLVANRGEIAIRVFRACTELGIKSVAIYSEQDKMHMHRQKADESYIVGKGLPPVEAYLNIPEIIRVCKENDVDAVHPGYGFLSERSDFAQAVIDAGLRFIGPSPKVVQQMGDKVAARIAAIEAGVPIVPGTDGPVTTKEEAVEFCKKHGLPVIFKAAYGGGGRGMRVVRKMDEVEEMFERASSEAKAAFGNGAMFIEKFIERPRHIEVQLLGDKAGNVVHLFERDCSVQRRHQKVVEIAPAPRLPQEIRDKMTEAAVRLAKHVGYENAGTVEFLCDETGNFYFIEVNARLQVEHTVTEEITGIDLVQSQIRVAEGMTLPELGYTQENIQPRGYAIQCRVTTEDPANDFQPSTGRLEVFRSGEGMGIRVDSASGFAGAIISPYYDSLLVKIISHASDLQSSAAKMNRALREFRIRGVKTNIPFLLNVLENQKFLHGVLDTYFIDEHPQLFKFRLSQNRAQKLLNYIGEVLVNGPQTPLATGLKPADITPHVPEVPLDLSPEAISREERGEAKVTEPPKGLRHILKTQGPEAFAKEVRSRKNLMLMDTSFRDAHQSLLATRVRSHDLLKISPYVAHKFNNLYSLENWGGATFDVALRFLHECPWERLEEMRKRIPNIPFQMLLRGANAVGYTSYPDNVVHKFCDLAVQTGMDIFRVFDSLNYLPNLILGMEAAGKAGGVVEAAISYTGDVSDPARTKYDLKYYTNLADELVKAGTHVLCIKDMAGLLKPQAAKLLITAIRDKHPDIPIHIHTHDTSGAGVASMLACAEAGADVVDTAVDSMSGMTSQPSMGAVVASLQGTPLDTQFDLRDVSEYSAYWEQTRTLYAPFECTTTMKSGNADVYLNEIPGGQYTNLQFQAFSLGLGDFFEDVKKAYREANLLLGDIIKVTPSSKVVGDLAQFMVQNKLNAEQVLDKAEELSFPKSVVEFLQGSIGIPHGGFPEPLRSRVLKDMPRVEGRPGANLPALDFDKLTKELKESHPHISERDVMSSALYPAVTEDFLYFRENYGPVDKLDTRIFLTGPKVGEEFEVAIERGKTLSLKTLAMAEDLTPNGEREVFFEMNGQLRSVLIRDKEAVKELHIHPKANKSNKNEVGAPMPGTVIDIRVKEGDTVEKGQPLVVLSAMKMEMVVQAPKAGVVKKLEIINGMKLEGDDLIMQIE; translated from the exons ATGTTCATACCGGTTGCACAGTCGGCCTTTAAGGCTTTAAGACAATCTTCACCGCGTGTTCGTGTTTTTCTTATTAACAGAAATGCCTACTCTACTCAg GTTGAATATAAGCCAATACGTTCGGTGCTGGTCGCCAATCGCGGTGAGATCGCCATTCGTGTCTTCCGTGCTTGTACAGAATTGGGTATCAAATCGGTGGCCATCTACTCCGAACAAGACAAAATGCATATGCACCGTCAAAAAGCTGATGAATCGTATATTGTCGGTAAAGGTTTGCCACCGGTTGAAGCTTACCTGAACATTCCAGAGATTATACGTGTATGCAAAGAGAATGATGTGGATGCTGTGCATCCGGGTTATGGTTTCCTTTCGGAACGAAGTGATTTTGCACAGGCTGTCATTGATGCAGGGCTGCGTTTCATTGGTCCCTCACCGAAAGTGGTGCAACAAATGGGTGATAAAGTAGCTGCACGTATTGCTGCAATCGAAGCTGGTGTACCGATTGTGCCCGGTACAGATGGACCCGTCACTACAAAAGAAGAGGCTGTGGAATTCTGCAAGAAACATGGTTTGCCAGTGATCTTTAAGGCCGCTTATGGTGGCGGTGGACGTGGTATGCGTGTTGTACGCAAAATGGATGAAGTCGAAGAAATGTTTGAGCGTGCCAGCTCGGAGGCAAAGGCCGCTTTTGGTAATGGTGCTATGTTTATTGAAAAGTTCATTGAACGACCACGTCATATTGAGGTGCAATTGCTTGGTGACAAGGCTGGCAATGTGGTGCATTTGTTTGAACGTGACTGCTCGGTGCAACGTCGTCACCAAAAGGTGGTTGAGATAGCGCCTGCACCACGACTACCCCAAGAGATACGCGACAAGATGACTGAGGCTGCTGTACGTCTAGCCAAGCATGTGGGTTACGAAAACGCCGGTACAGTAGAGTTCCTGTGTGATGAGACGGGTAATTTTTACTTCATTGAAGTGAATGCCAG ATTACAAGTGGAGCACACTGTCACCGAGGAGATCACCGGCATTGATCTAGTTCAATCGCAAATACGTGTTGCCGAAGGCATGACTCTACCTGAACTCGGCTATACACAGGAAAATATACAACCACGTGGTTATGCCATCCAATGTCGTGTCACCACCGAAGATCCCGCCAATGACTTCCAACCCAGCACCGGTCGTCTGGAGGTATTCCGTTCGGGTGAAGGTATGGGTATACGTGTGGATAGTGCTTCAGGTTTTGCAGGTGCCATCATCTCACCCTACTACGATTCGTTGCTCGTCAAAATTATTTCCCATGCTAGCGATTTGCAGAGCTCGGCAGCTAAAATGAATCGTGCACTTCGAGAATTCCGCAtacgtggtgtaaaaaccaatatACCGTTCTTGTTGAATGTcttggaaaatcaaaaattcttaCACGGCGTTTTAGACACCTACTTTATTGATGAACATCCACAGCTCTTCAAATTCCGTCTCTCACAGAATCGTGCACAGAAACTGCTGAACTACATTGGTGAAGTGCTTGTGAATGGTCCACAAACACCATTGGCAACCGGTTTGAAACCCGCTGATATTACCCCACATGTGCCAGAAGTGCCTCTAG ACCTGTCACCCGAGGCAATAAGCCGTGAAGAGCGCGGAGAAGCCAAAG TCACCGAACCACCAAAAGGACTACGACATATACTCAAAACACAAGGTCCCGAAGCTTTCGCAAAAGAAGTACGCAGCCGTAAGAACCTTATGTTGATGGACACATCATTCCGTGATGCCCATCAATCGCTGTTGGCGACACGTGTCCGTTCCCATGATCTGCTTAAGATCTCACCATATGTCGCACACAAATTTAATAATCTCTATTCGTTGGAGAATTGGGGTGGTGCCACCTTCGATGTAGCATTGCGTTTTCTACATGAATGCCCGTGGGAACGTTTGGAGGAAATGCGTAAGCGTATACCAAATATTCCATTCCAGATGTTGTTGCGTGGTGCCAACGCTGTTGGTTACACCAGTTATCCCGATAATGTCGTGCATAAATTCTGTGATTTGGcg GTACAAACTGGCATGGATATTTTCCGTGTCTTCGATTCACTAAATTATTTACCCAACTTGATTTTGGGTATGGAAGCTGCCGGCAAGGCCGGTGGTGTTGTTGAGGCTGCGATTTCCTATACCGGCGATGTAAGTGATCCCGCACGTACCAAATATGATCTCAAGTACTACACCAACTTGGCCGATGAGCTGGTGAAGGCCGGCACACACGTACTTTGCATCAAAGATATGGCAGGCTTATTGAAACCACAAGCGGCAAA ATTACTTATCACCGCAATACGCGATAAGCACCCCGATATaccaatacatatacacacacacgacACTTCAGGTGCCGGTGTCGCTTCTATGCTCGCTTGTGCCGAAGCGGGCGCTGATGTTGTTGATACAGCAGTGGACTCTATGTCCGGCATGACATCGCAGCCCAGCATGGGCGCTGTGGTGGCGTCGCTGCAAGGCACACCGCTCGACACACAATTCGATTTGCGTGATGTTTCCGAATATTCAGCTTACTGGGAACAAACACGCACACTTTATGCACCCTTCGAATGTACCACCACCATGAAATCGGGCAATGCCGATGTGTACCTCAATGAAATACCCGGTGGTCAATATACCAATTTGCAATTCCAAGCATTCTCATTGGGTCTGGGTGACTTCTTCGAAGATGTTAAGAAAGCTTATCGCGAAGCGAATTTGTTGCTGGGTGACATTATTAAAGTGACACCATCATCAAAGGTTGTTGGTGATCTGGCGCAATTTATGGTGCAAAACAAATTGAATGCCGAACAAGTGTTGGATAAGGCTGAGGAATTGTCATTCCCTAAATCGGTGGTGGAATTCTTACAAGGTTCAATCGGTATACCACATGGTGGCTTCCCCGAACCACTACGCTCACGTGTGCTCAAGGATATGCCACGCGTTGAGGGACGACCCGGTGCCAATTTACCTGCTTTAGACTTTGATAAACTTACGAAGGAGCTAAAGGAATCTCATCCACATATTAGCGAACGTGATGTTATGTCGTCGGCGCTTTATCCAGCTGTAACCGAAGACTTTTTGTACTTCCGTGAGAATTATGGACCAGTTGATAAACTAGATACACGCATCTTCCTTACTGGACCCAAGGTGGGCGAAGAATTTGAAGTTGCCATTGAACGCGGCAAGACCTTGAGTTTGAAGACTCTGGCTATGGCTGAAGATCTGACGCCAAACGGCGAACGTGAGGTCTTCTTCGAGATGAACGGTCAACTGCGTTCAGTGCTGATACGCGATAAGGAGGCCGTAAAG GAACTTCACATTCATCCTAAAGCCAACAAGTCGAACAAAAACGAAGTGGGCGCACCCATGCCGGGTACCGTGATCGATATTCGTGTGAAGGAGGGCGATACTGTTGAAAAGGGTCAACCTTTGGTTGTGCTTTCGGCCATGAAAATGGAAATGGTTGTGCAAGCACCAAAAGCGGGCGTAGTGAAGAAGCTAGAGATCATCAACGGCATGAAATTAGAAGGTGACGATTTAATTATGCAGATAGAATAA
- the LOC120773083 gene encoding pyruvate carboxylase, mitochondrial isoform X2: protein MFIPVAQSAFKALRQSSPRVRVFLINRNAYSTQVEYKPIRSVLVANRGEIAIRVFRACTELGIKSVAIYSEQDKMHMHRQKADESYIVGKGLPPVEAYLNIPEIIRVCKENDVDAVHPGYGFLSERSDFAQAVIDAGLRFIGPSPKVVQQMGDKVAARIAAIEAGVPIVPGTDGPVTTKEEAVEFCKKHGLPVIFKAAYGGGGRGMRVVRKMDEVEEMFERASSEAKAAFGNGAMFIEKFIERPRHIEVQLLGDKAGNVVHLFERDCSVQRRHQKVVEIAPAPRLPQEIRDKMTEAAVRLAKHVGYENAGTVEFLCDETGNFYFIEVNARLQVEHTVTEEITGIDLVQSQIRVAEGMTLPELGYTQENIQPRGYAIQCRVTTEDPANDFQPSTGRLEVFRSGEGMGIRVDSASGFAGAIISPYYDSLLVKIISHASDLQSSAAKMNRALREFRIRGVKTNIPFLLNVLENQKFLHGVLDTYFIDEHPQLFKFRLSQNRAQKLLNYIGEVLVNGPQTPLATGLKPADITPHVPEVPLVTEPPKGLRHILKTQGPEAFAKEVRSRKNLMLMDTSFRDAHQSLLATRVRSHDLLKISPYVAHKFNNLYSLENWGGATFDVALRFLHECPWERLEEMRKRIPNIPFQMLLRGANAVGYTSYPDNVVHKFCDLAVQTGMDIFRVFDSLNYLPNLILGMEAAGKAGGVVEAAISYTGDVSDPARTKYDLKYYTNLADELVKAGTHVLCIKDMAGLLKPQAAKLLITAIRDKHPDIPIHIHTHDTSGAGVASMLACAEAGADVVDTAVDSMSGMTSQPSMGAVVASLQGTPLDTQFDLRDVSEYSAYWEQTRTLYAPFECTTTMKSGNADVYLNEIPGGQYTNLQFQAFSLGLGDFFEDVKKAYREANLLLGDIIKVTPSSKVVGDLAQFMVQNKLNAEQVLDKAEELSFPKSVVEFLQGSIGIPHGGFPEPLRSRVLKDMPRVEGRPGANLPALDFDKLTKELKESHPHISERDVMSSALYPAVTEDFLYFRENYGPVDKLDTRIFLTGPKVGEEFEVAIERGKTLSLKTLAMAEDLTPNGEREVFFEMNGQLRSVLIRDKEAVKELHIHPKANKSNKNEVGAPMPGTVIDIRVKEGDTVEKGQPLVVLSAMKMEMVVQAPKAGVVKKLEIINGMKLEGDDLIMQIE, encoded by the exons ATGTTCATACCGGTTGCACAGTCGGCCTTTAAGGCTTTAAGACAATCTTCACCGCGTGTTCGTGTTTTTCTTATTAACAGAAATGCCTACTCTACTCAg GTTGAATATAAGCCAATACGTTCGGTGCTGGTCGCCAATCGCGGTGAGATCGCCATTCGTGTCTTCCGTGCTTGTACAGAATTGGGTATCAAATCGGTGGCCATCTACTCCGAACAAGACAAAATGCATATGCACCGTCAAAAAGCTGATGAATCGTATATTGTCGGTAAAGGTTTGCCACCGGTTGAAGCTTACCTGAACATTCCAGAGATTATACGTGTATGCAAAGAGAATGATGTGGATGCTGTGCATCCGGGTTATGGTTTCCTTTCGGAACGAAGTGATTTTGCACAGGCTGTCATTGATGCAGGGCTGCGTTTCATTGGTCCCTCACCGAAAGTGGTGCAACAAATGGGTGATAAAGTAGCTGCACGTATTGCTGCAATCGAAGCTGGTGTACCGATTGTGCCCGGTACAGATGGACCCGTCACTACAAAAGAAGAGGCTGTGGAATTCTGCAAGAAACATGGTTTGCCAGTGATCTTTAAGGCCGCTTATGGTGGCGGTGGACGTGGTATGCGTGTTGTACGCAAAATGGATGAAGTCGAAGAAATGTTTGAGCGTGCCAGCTCGGAGGCAAAGGCCGCTTTTGGTAATGGTGCTATGTTTATTGAAAAGTTCATTGAACGACCACGTCATATTGAGGTGCAATTGCTTGGTGACAAGGCTGGCAATGTGGTGCATTTGTTTGAACGTGACTGCTCGGTGCAACGTCGTCACCAAAAGGTGGTTGAGATAGCGCCTGCACCACGACTACCCCAAGAGATACGCGACAAGATGACTGAGGCTGCTGTACGTCTAGCCAAGCATGTGGGTTACGAAAACGCCGGTACAGTAGAGTTCCTGTGTGATGAGACGGGTAATTTTTACTTCATTGAAGTGAATGCCAG ATTACAAGTGGAGCACACTGTCACCGAGGAGATCACCGGCATTGATCTAGTTCAATCGCAAATACGTGTTGCCGAAGGCATGACTCTACCTGAACTCGGCTATACACAGGAAAATATACAACCACGTGGTTATGCCATCCAATGTCGTGTCACCACCGAAGATCCCGCCAATGACTTCCAACCCAGCACCGGTCGTCTGGAGGTATTCCGTTCGGGTGAAGGTATGGGTATACGTGTGGATAGTGCTTCAGGTTTTGCAGGTGCCATCATCTCACCCTACTACGATTCGTTGCTCGTCAAAATTATTTCCCATGCTAGCGATTTGCAGAGCTCGGCAGCTAAAATGAATCGTGCACTTCGAGAATTCCGCAtacgtggtgtaaaaaccaatatACCGTTCTTGTTGAATGTcttggaaaatcaaaaattcttaCACGGCGTTTTAGACACCTACTTTATTGATGAACATCCACAGCTCTTCAAATTCCGTCTCTCACAGAATCGTGCACAGAAACTGCTGAACTACATTGGTGAAGTGCTTGTGAATGGTCCACAAACACCATTGGCAACCGGTTTGAAACCCGCTGATATTACCCCACATGTGCCAGAAGTGCCTCTAG TCACCGAACCACCAAAAGGACTACGACATATACTCAAAACACAAGGTCCCGAAGCTTTCGCAAAAGAAGTACGCAGCCGTAAGAACCTTATGTTGATGGACACATCATTCCGTGATGCCCATCAATCGCTGTTGGCGACACGTGTCCGTTCCCATGATCTGCTTAAGATCTCACCATATGTCGCACACAAATTTAATAATCTCTATTCGTTGGAGAATTGGGGTGGTGCCACCTTCGATGTAGCATTGCGTTTTCTACATGAATGCCCGTGGGAACGTTTGGAGGAAATGCGTAAGCGTATACCAAATATTCCATTCCAGATGTTGTTGCGTGGTGCCAACGCTGTTGGTTACACCAGTTATCCCGATAATGTCGTGCATAAATTCTGTGATTTGGcg GTACAAACTGGCATGGATATTTTCCGTGTCTTCGATTCACTAAATTATTTACCCAACTTGATTTTGGGTATGGAAGCTGCCGGCAAGGCCGGTGGTGTTGTTGAGGCTGCGATTTCCTATACCGGCGATGTAAGTGATCCCGCACGTACCAAATATGATCTCAAGTACTACACCAACTTGGCCGATGAGCTGGTGAAGGCCGGCACACACGTACTTTGCATCAAAGATATGGCAGGCTTATTGAAACCACAAGCGGCAAA ATTACTTATCACCGCAATACGCGATAAGCACCCCGATATaccaatacatatacacacacacgacACTTCAGGTGCCGGTGTCGCTTCTATGCTCGCTTGTGCCGAAGCGGGCGCTGATGTTGTTGATACAGCAGTGGACTCTATGTCCGGCATGACATCGCAGCCCAGCATGGGCGCTGTGGTGGCGTCGCTGCAAGGCACACCGCTCGACACACAATTCGATTTGCGTGATGTTTCCGAATATTCAGCTTACTGGGAACAAACACGCACACTTTATGCACCCTTCGAATGTACCACCACCATGAAATCGGGCAATGCCGATGTGTACCTCAATGAAATACCCGGTGGTCAATATACCAATTTGCAATTCCAAGCATTCTCATTGGGTCTGGGTGACTTCTTCGAAGATGTTAAGAAAGCTTATCGCGAAGCGAATTTGTTGCTGGGTGACATTATTAAAGTGACACCATCATCAAAGGTTGTTGGTGATCTGGCGCAATTTATGGTGCAAAACAAATTGAATGCCGAACAAGTGTTGGATAAGGCTGAGGAATTGTCATTCCCTAAATCGGTGGTGGAATTCTTACAAGGTTCAATCGGTATACCACATGGTGGCTTCCCCGAACCACTACGCTCACGTGTGCTCAAGGATATGCCACGCGTTGAGGGACGACCCGGTGCCAATTTACCTGCTTTAGACTTTGATAAACTTACGAAGGAGCTAAAGGAATCTCATCCACATATTAGCGAACGTGATGTTATGTCGTCGGCGCTTTATCCAGCTGTAACCGAAGACTTTTTGTACTTCCGTGAGAATTATGGACCAGTTGATAAACTAGATACACGCATCTTCCTTACTGGACCCAAGGTGGGCGAAGAATTTGAAGTTGCCATTGAACGCGGCAAGACCTTGAGTTTGAAGACTCTGGCTATGGCTGAAGATCTGACGCCAAACGGCGAACGTGAGGTCTTCTTCGAGATGAACGGTCAACTGCGTTCAGTGCTGATACGCGATAAGGAGGCCGTAAAG GAACTTCACATTCATCCTAAAGCCAACAAGTCGAACAAAAACGAAGTGGGCGCACCCATGCCGGGTACCGTGATCGATATTCGTGTGAAGGAGGGCGATACTGTTGAAAAGGGTCAACCTTTGGTTGTGCTTTCGGCCATGAAAATGGAAATGGTTGTGCAAGCACCAAAAGCGGGCGTAGTGAAGAAGCTAGAGATCATCAACGGCATGAAATTAGAAGGTGACGATTTAATTATGCAGATAGAATAA
- the LOC120772057 gene encoding transducin beta-like protein 3 produces MNMSGLCEKSFAVATKFSNFYGGGDVVWSEDGERIYCLNNTEVSAINVSTGQLVRAYGTTAEIAENNLTPGNKIERNEDDQLEDEIPCFSLSPDNTLLVTAHRSGLLRLWSVESGKVVKLWKGQHKGPIVKVQFSTCGKIICSSGADSSLRIWDYVRSTCMCALREFSGPALVLAFHPDIKRTEVYATGADNTIYCWNYAEKRLLFQMRGHLSQVTAITFLGGENGCDYLASVSRDKVLIVWRLADASQYKVIPMFEELEGVACLVKNNNDPDVLNVVVSCAAGALKLVDCKTSKLTTLTEDTSQEFRQLLHCKRSEQLAVITVEQNILIYKATDECVAANNVECAKQLIGFNDEILDICFWGENDRFLAVASNSKNIKIYDTEANMNCKIASGHNDTVMTLSAAGGTNLLLSAGKDLSICLWRVNPNTFTLNCVARNNSSHTSTIGCIAFGCNTAAFFASVSQDGSLKVWNLKKNKDAPHSFNLKYSALSHDKEVNSVSFSPNNKLLATASQDKTAKLWSADSNALVGTLRGHTRGVWCVRFSPADQVVLTSSSDCTLRLWSLATLTCIKRFEQECTVLRAEFIDYGKYVVSAASDGLLKLWSIKTNECVQTLDAHTDRIWSLAISTRSGKCFYSGGADSKLIQWQDVTTVCRNDEIDKRAELVQQEQTLQSLLHQKKNLKKAFMLALKLSKPKTTYNILSDYVRERNTEPVRELINALNSDQRVTLMEHTKAWTTNSRHCKIANLVLHYLLSDYIAAPTEHGVPGMRNVVEVLTPYLQRHHKRVNELTKELMFLEFIVNGI; encoded by the exons ATGAATATGTCAGGTTTGTGCGAGAAAAG TTTTGCAGTTGCAACGAAATTCAGCAATTTCTATGGAGGGGGAGACGTTGTTTGGTCTGAAGATGGTGAACGCATTTATTGCTTAAACAACACCGAAGTTTCTGCCATAAATGTATCTACTGGTCAACTTGTACGTGCTTATGGTACCACGGCAGAAATAGCGGAAAATAATTTAACGCCGGGTAATAAAATAGAAAGGAACGAAGATGATCAGCTGGAAGATGAAATTCCTTGTTTTTCACTTTCGCCCGATAATACATTACTTGTAACTGCTCACCGTAGTGGCTTGTTGCGATTGTGGTCTGTCGAATCTGGAAAggttgttaaattgtggaaAGGTCAGCATAAAGGCCCAATTGTGAAAGTACAATTTAGCACATGCGGAAAGATTATATGTTCCAGTGGTGCTGATTCCTCATTGCGCATATGGGACTATGTGCGCAGCACATGTATGTGTGCTCTACGGGAATTTAGTGGACCTGCATTGGTTTTAGCATTCCATCCAGATATTAAGCGGACAGAGGTGTATGCCACTGGTGCTGACAACACGATATATTGTTGGAATTATGCTGAAAAGCGATTATTGTTTCAAATGCGTGGTCATCTTTCGCAAGTTACGGCTATAACATTTTTAGGCGGTGAAAATGGTTGCGATTACCTGGCATCTGTAAGTCGGGACAAAGTTTTAATTGTATGGCGTCTTGCCGATGCATCACAATATAAAGTTATACCAATGTTTGAAGAATTAGAGGGCGTAGCGTGtttggttaaaaataataatgaccCAGATGTTCTTAACGTAGTTGTATCATGTGCAGCGGGAGCTTTAAAATTGGTGGATTGTAAAACATCAAAATTAACAACATTGACGGAAGATACCAGCCAAGAATTTCGCCAATTAttacattgtaaacgctctgagCAATTGGCTGTGATAACAGTGgaacaaaatatattgatataCAAAGCCACTGACGAATGTGTAGCTGCAAATAACGTAGAATGTGCAAAACAGTTAATCGGCTTTAATGATGAAATATTGGATATTTGCTTTTGGGGTGAGAATGACCGTTTCCTAGCTGTAGCGTCTaacagcaaaaatattaaaatttatgataCCGAAGCCAATATGAATTGCAAAATTGCGAGTGGTCACAATGACACCGTTATGACGCTATCAGCTGCTGGAGGTACTAACCTCTTGCTTTCAGCCGGCAAAGATCTTAGCATATGTTTATGGAGAGTGAATCCAAATACGTTTACACTCAACTGTGTGGCCCGCAATAACAGCAGTCACACTTCCACAATTGGTTGCATTGCATTTGGTTGTAACACCGCAGCGTTTTTCGCATCAGTCTCACAAGATGGCAGCCTTAAAGTCtggaatttgaagaaaaataaggaTGCTCCACACTCCTTCAATTTGAAGTATTCGGCTTTGTCTCACGACAAAGAAGTGAATAGCGTTAGTTTCTCACCAAATAATAAGTTATTGGCCACAGCATCGCAAGACAAAACCGCAAAATTGTGGAGCGCTGACAGCAATGCATTAGTTGGTACACTACGTGGTCATACGCGTGGAGTTTGGTGTGTGCGCTTCTCCCCAGCCGATCAAGTCGTTCTAACATCTTCTAGCGATTGCACACTACGCCTTTGGTCTTTAGCTACGCTAACATGTATTAAACGGTTCGAACAAGAATGTACGGTATTACGTGCTGAATTCATTGACTATGGCAAATATGTAGTATCTGCAGCATCTGATGGTCTACTTAAATTGTGGAGCATAAAAACAAACGAATGTGTGCAAACTTTAGATGCGCATACAGATCGCATTTGGTCGCTAGCAATATCCACACGCAGTGGTAAATGCTTTTATAGCGGCGGTGCAGACTCCAAATTGATACAATGGCAAGATGTGACAACGGTATGTCGAAATGATGAAATTGATAAACGTGCCGAGCTGGTGCAACAAGAGCAAACATTGCAATCGCTGCTACATcagaagaaaaatttgaaaaaagctttTATGTTGGCGCTAAAACTAAGCAAACCTAAAACAACTTATAACATTCTGAGTGACTACGTGCGTGAACGTAACACAGAGCCTGTTCGTGAGTTAATTAATGCATTGAACAGTGATCAACGTGTTACTCTCATGGAGCATACGAAAGCATGGACGACAAATTCACGGCACTGCAAAATTGCCAATCTTGTTTTGCATTACTTACTGAGTGACTACATTGCCGCGCCCACTGAGCATGGCGTGCCTGGCATGCGTAATGTAGTGGAGGTGCTTACGCCATACCTGCAGCGGCACCATAAACGTGTCAATGAGCTGACCAAGGAATTGATGTTCCTCGAGTTCATCGTCAATGgcatttaa
- the LOC120771263 gene encoding peroxisomal (S)-2-hydroxy-acid oxidase GLO5, producing MVFVCVDDFEKKAHSVLEKNALDYYRSGAGEQYTLNLNREVFRRIRIRPRFLRDVSNIDTRCKVLGIDLKWPLGIAPSAMQKLAHPEGEGGNARAAGNAGSIYILSTLSTMSIEEVAAEAPDTNKWFQLYVYRDRALTEQMVRRAEKANFKAIVLTIDAPIFGQRRSDIRNKFSLPPHLHLANFEGIKADGVRTDEEAVSGINAYVSSQFDPTLTWKDVAWLVNLTRLPVIVKGVLTREDAILAREFGCAGIIVSNHGARQIDTVPASIEALPEVVKAVGNDLIVMLDGGVTQGNDIFKALALGAKMVFVGRAALWGLACNGQKGVEDLLSVLKKDLEITLALAGCQKLSDISGDMVAYESTYAKL from the exons atggtttttgtttgtgtggATGATTTTGAAAAGAAGGCACATAGTGTGCTGGAGAAGAACGCTTTGGATTATTATCGCAGCGGAGCTGGTGAACAATATACACTTAATTTGAATCGTGAAGTGTTTAGAAG AATCCGTATACGCCCGCGTTTTCTGCGTGATGTCTCCAACATCGATACTCGCTGCAAAGTATTGGGCATTGATCTAAAATGGCCCTTGGGAATTGCACCCTCAGCTATGCAAAAATTAGCGCATCCGGAAGGCGAGGGTGGAAATGCGCGTGCAGCCGGAAATGCCGGTTCTATTTATATACTGAGCACACTGTCCACCATGTCAATTGAAGAAGTCGCGGCTGAGGCACCCGATACCAATAAATGGTTTCAACTTTACGTTTATAGAGATCG gGCGCTTACCGAACAAATGGTGCGACGTGCTGAGAAGGCTAATTTTAAAGCAATAGTTCTAACTATCGACGCACCAATATTTGGCCAACGTCGTTCGGATATTCGTAATAAATTCAGCCTGCCGCCACATCTTCATCTCGCTAACTTTGAGGGTATCAAAGCAGATGGCGTACGTACTGATGAAGAGGCAGTTTCTGGTATCAATGCCTACGTTTCCAGTCAATTCGATCCGACCCTAACGTGGAAGGATGTAGCATGGTTGGTAAACCTTACGCGACTGCCTGTAATCGTTAAGGGTGTACTAACACGTGAAGACGCCATTTTGGCGCGTGAATTCGGCTGTGCCGGCATAATTGTATCTAATCATGGTGCAAGACAAATAGATACTGTACCAGCTTCCATTGAAGCACTTCCTGAAGTGGTTAAAGCGGTGGGTAATGATCTAATTGTGATGTTAGATGGTGGTGTCACACAGGGGAATGATATTTTCAAAGCATTAGCTTTAGGCGCTAAAATGGTTTTTGTTGGCCGCGCCGCACTCTGGGGTCTGGCATGTAATGGACAAAAGGGTGTTGAAGACTTGTTAAGTGTTCTTAAGAAAGATCTTGAAATTACACTTGCTTTAGCTGGTTGCCAAAAGTTAAGCGATATCAGCGGTGATATGGTGGCATATGAGTCCACTTATGCCAAATTGTAg